Proteins co-encoded in one Dendropsophus ebraccatus isolate aDenEbr1 chromosome 9, aDenEbr1.pat, whole genome shotgun sequence genomic window:
- the GDPD3 gene encoding lysophospholipase D GDPD3 yields the protein MLPPLYYLVPVLGGYAATSYYLLKHPDILQKKKRLAFYCRHISHRGGAGERIENTIEAFDNALAHHTDLLELDCHMTKDGRVVVSHDGNLLRQTGCNVNIKDVTYEELPQYKESLEVTFFPGHMSTGTDHRIPLLEEVFQRFPDKPINVEIKEDSDELIKKVSELVKRYQRVDRTIWASTSDRVMKKCRKENPQMPFMFTPRRGLTLLLLYYTGLLPFVDLPESVVETYMPSIINRTYFPEHALMRNRFLVYLQEKLMMRRSLFQHLQDRGIQIYLWVLNQDSDYRRAFDCGVTGVMTDYPSKLHSFLREYDGEQRTQGAGAQDVTSGDDQQRGHL from the exons ATGCTGCCCCCCTTATATTACCTGGTGCCAGTCCTGGGGGGCTATGCTGCCACCTCCTATTATTTGCTGAAGCATCCTGACATCctgcagaagaagaagagactgGCCTTCTACTGCCGCCACATCTCCCACCGAGGGG GAGCCGGCGAGAGGATTGAGAACACAATAGAGGCGTTCGATAA CGCTTTGGCCCATCACACCGACCTCCTGGAGCTGGACTGTCACATGACCAAAGATGGCCGCGTTGTGGTGTCACATGACGGCAATCTGTTAAGGCAGACAGGCTGCAATGTCAACATAAAAGACGTCACATATGAG GAGCTGCCGCAGTATAAGGAGTCTCTGGAGGTCACCTTCTTCCCAG GTCACATGTCGACGGGCACAGACCACCGCATCCCCCTGCTGGAGGAGGTCTTCCAGAGATTCCCGGATAAACCCATCAATGTGGAGATTAAGGAGGACAGCGACGAGCTGATAAAGAAG GTATCGGAGCTGGTGAAGAGGTACCAGCGTGTGGACAGGACTATCTGGGCCAGCACCAGCGACAGAGTCATGAAGAAATGTAGGAAGGAG AACCCACAGATGCCATTCATGTTCACTCCACGCCGGGgtctcaccctcctcctcctctattatactggGCTGCTGCCATTCGTGGATTTACCGGAGTCGGTGGTGGAGACGTACATGCCGTCCATTATAAACAG GACGTATTTTCCAGAACACGCTCTGATGAGGAATCGCTTCCTGGTCTACCTGCAGGAAAA actgatgatgaggaggagtcTATTCCAGCATCTCCAGGACAGAGGCATCCAG ATTTACCTCTGGGTTCTGAACCAGGACTCAGATTACCGCCGAGCCTTTGATTGCGGTGTCACCGGTGTGATGACAGACTACCCCTCTAAGCTTCACTCTTTCCTGCGGGAATATGATGGGGAGCAGAGGACTCAGGGGGCCGGGGCCCAGGATGTCACATCAGGAGATGACCAGCAGAGGGGGCATCTGTGA
- the LOC138801568 gene encoding T-box-containing protein TBX6L-like isoform X2, which translates to MNSTGILGCCLPSPPDLRRDLGGKFPHPAGYYLSPPYCSPPESPAASAPQVSALLENRELWEKFNSVGTEMILTKNGRRMFPEFSVSLSGLDPHGLYSLCVQAVPDGENRYKWRDGSWSMSGRAEPGPPTRLYLHPDSPAPGHRWMERPICFNKIRLTNNTLSQGGQIVLQSMHRYYLRLYVIPTSSNGAHPRPASSISFPETSFIAVTSYQNPKLSLLKIEENPFAKGIKYFKSQQEHTPRKKQNKTRTEEDGSPECKRHRESAAPQTQSQRDSRVESPLVLDGNTEDKDERLHVSEESATEEQREDEGEKRQTPGIERTRVGDTRHPADSTDPAQGRERRQRECSEDRDETSHRTDSLLQWDPISQRPVWALPAAISPLSVTAYPPPACPHRFAHPPPSALAPFSSSLSTLPPVSPYFMGSWAAPPVRLSYPLSALQPPFLQQIYTPPWYLPSPATARGL; encoded by the exons ATGAACTCAACAGGAATACTGGGCTGCTGCCTGCCCTCCCCTCCAGACCTGAGGAGAGACCTGG GTGGGAAGTTTCCTCATCCCGCTGGATATTACCTGTCTCCGCCATATTGTTCTCCCCCAGAATCCCCTGCAGCATCAGCTCCACAGGTCAGCGCTCTGCTGGAGAACAGGGAATTATGGGAGAAATTCAACTCTGTGGGGACAGAGATGATACTTACCAAAAACGGCAG GCGGATGTTCCCGGAGTTTTCCGTCTCCCTCTCCGGCCTGGACCCCCATGGCCTCTACTCTCTGTGTGTCCAGGCCGTCCCTGATGGGGAGAACCGCTACAAGTGGCGTGACGGGTCCTGGAGTATGAGCGGCAGAGCGGAGCCGGGACCCCCCACTCGCCTCTACCTCCACCCCGACTCCCCAGCCCCCGGTCACCGATGGATGGAGAGACCCATCTGCTTCAACAAGATCCGACTGACCAACAACACCCTGAGCCAGGGGGGGCAG ATCGTCCTGCAGTCCATGCACCGCTACTACCTGCGATTATACGTCATCCCCACCTCCAGTAATGGCGCCCACCCGCGGCCCGCCTCCTCCATCTCCTTCCCTGAGACCTCCTTCATAGCGGTCACCAGCTACCAGAACCCGAAG CTTTCCTTATTAAAAATTGAAGAAAATCCATTTGCAAAAGGGATCAAATATTTCAAGAGTCAGCAGGAACA CACCCCGAGGAAAAAGCAGAACAAGACGAGAACAGAAGAAGATGGGTCCCCAG AGTGTAAGAGACATAGAGAGAGCGCAGCTCCGCAGACACAATCTCAGAGAGACAGCAGAGTGGAGAGTCCGCTTGTCTTAGATGGGAACACTGAGGATAAAGATGAGAGACTTCATGTGTCAGAAGAGAGCGCAACcgaggagcagagagaggatgaAGGAGAAAAGAGACAGACACCTGGAATAGAGCGCACCAGGGTGGGTGACACGAGACACCCGGCAGACTCCACAGACCCGGCACAGGGGAGAGAGCGGAGACAGAGAGAGTGTTCAGAGGACAGAGACGAGACCTCCCACAGGACGGACAGTCTGCTGCAGTGGGACCCCATAAGCCAGAGACCAGTGTGGGCTCTACCTGCCGCCATCTCTCCGCTGTCAGTGACAGCCTACCCTCCCCCCGCCTGCCCTCACAG ATTTGCTCATCCGCCTCCTTCCGCTTTGGCTCCATTTTCTTCCTCCCTCTCTACACTCCCCCCAGTTTCCCCCTATTTTATGGGGTCCTGGGCCGCTCCGCCCGTTAGACTGAGTTACCCGCTCTCTGCACTTCAGCCCCCGTTTCTGCAGCAAATATATACACCCCCCTGGTACCTGCCCTCACCGGCCACCGCCAGGGGCCTCTGA
- the LOC138801568 gene encoding T-box-containing protein TBX6L-like isoform X1 yields MNSTGILGCCLPSPPDLRRDLGGKFPHPAGYYLSPPYCSPPESPAASAPQVSALLENRELWEKFNSVGTEMILTKNGRRMFPEFSVSLSGLDPHGLYSLCVQAVPDGENRYKWRDGSWSMSGRAEPGPPTRLYLHPDSPAPGHRWMERPICFNKIRLTNNTLSQGGQIVLQSMHRYYLRLYVIPTSSNGAHPRPASSISFPETSFIAVTSYQNPKLSLLKIEENPFAKGIKYFKSQQEHSTPRKKQNKTRTEEDGSPECKRHRESAAPQTQSQRDSRVESPLVLDGNTEDKDERLHVSEESATEEQREDEGEKRQTPGIERTRVGDTRHPADSTDPAQGRERRQRECSEDRDETSHRTDSLLQWDPISQRPVWALPAAISPLSVTAYPPPACPHRFAHPPPSALAPFSSSLSTLPPVSPYFMGSWAAPPVRLSYPLSALQPPFLQQIYTPPWYLPSPATARGL; encoded by the exons ATGAACTCAACAGGAATACTGGGCTGCTGCCTGCCCTCCCCTCCAGACCTGAGGAGAGACCTGG GTGGGAAGTTTCCTCATCCCGCTGGATATTACCTGTCTCCGCCATATTGTTCTCCCCCAGAATCCCCTGCAGCATCAGCTCCACAGGTCAGCGCTCTGCTGGAGAACAGGGAATTATGGGAGAAATTCAACTCTGTGGGGACAGAGATGATACTTACCAAAAACGGCAG GCGGATGTTCCCGGAGTTTTCCGTCTCCCTCTCCGGCCTGGACCCCCATGGCCTCTACTCTCTGTGTGTCCAGGCCGTCCCTGATGGGGAGAACCGCTACAAGTGGCGTGACGGGTCCTGGAGTATGAGCGGCAGAGCGGAGCCGGGACCCCCCACTCGCCTCTACCTCCACCCCGACTCCCCAGCCCCCGGTCACCGATGGATGGAGAGACCCATCTGCTTCAACAAGATCCGACTGACCAACAACACCCTGAGCCAGGGGGGGCAG ATCGTCCTGCAGTCCATGCACCGCTACTACCTGCGATTATACGTCATCCCCACCTCCAGTAATGGCGCCCACCCGCGGCCCGCCTCCTCCATCTCCTTCCCTGAGACCTCCTTCATAGCGGTCACCAGCTACCAGAACCCGAAG CTTTCCTTATTAAAAATTGAAGAAAATCCATTTGCAAAAGGGATCAAATATTTCAAGAGTCAGCAGGAACA CAGCACCCCGAGGAAAAAGCAGAACAAGACGAGAACAGAAGAAGATGGGTCCCCAG AGTGTAAGAGACATAGAGAGAGCGCAGCTCCGCAGACACAATCTCAGAGAGACAGCAGAGTGGAGAGTCCGCTTGTCTTAGATGGGAACACTGAGGATAAAGATGAGAGACTTCATGTGTCAGAAGAGAGCGCAACcgaggagcagagagaggatgaAGGAGAAAAGAGACAGACACCTGGAATAGAGCGCACCAGGGTGGGTGACACGAGACACCCGGCAGACTCCACAGACCCGGCACAGGGGAGAGAGCGGAGACAGAGAGAGTGTTCAGAGGACAGAGACGAGACCTCCCACAGGACGGACAGTCTGCTGCAGTGGGACCCCATAAGCCAGAGACCAGTGTGGGCTCTACCTGCCGCCATCTCTCCGCTGTCAGTGACAGCCTACCCTCCCCCCGCCTGCCCTCACAG ATTTGCTCATCCGCCTCCTTCCGCTTTGGCTCCATTTTCTTCCTCCCTCTCTACACTCCCCCCAGTTTCCCCCTATTTTATGGGGTCCTGGGCCGCTCCGCCCGTTAGACTGAGTTACCCGCTCTCTGCACTTCAGCCCCCGTTTCTGCAGCAAATATATACACCCCCCTGGTACCTGCCCTCACCGGCCACCGCCAGGGGCCTCTGA